A stretch of Lutra lutra chromosome 9, mLutLut1.2, whole genome shotgun sequence DNA encodes these proteins:
- the LOC125108946 gene encoding heterogeneous nuclear ribonucleoprotein A1-like, with protein sequence MSKSESPKEPEQLRKLFIRSLSFETTDESLRSHFEQWGTLTDCVVMRDPNTKRSRGFEFVTYATVEEVDAAMNARPHKVDGRVVEPKRAVSREDSQRPGAHLTVKKIFVGGIKEDTEEHHLRDYFEQYGKIEVIEIMTDRGSGKKRGFAFVTFDDHDSVDKIVIQKYHTVNGHNCEVRKALSKQEMASASSSQRGRSGSGNFGGGRGGGFGGNDNFGRGGNFSGRGGFGGSRGGGGYGGSGDGYNGFGNDGSNFGGGGSYNDFGNYNNQSSNFGPMKGGNFRGRSSGPYGGGGQYFVKPRNQGGYGGSSSSSSYGSGRRF encoded by the coding sequence atgtctaagtcagagtctcccaaagagcctgaacagctgcggaagctcttcATCAGAagtctgagctttgaaacaaccgatgagagtctgaggagccattttgagcaatggggaacacttacggactgtgtggtaatgagagacccaaacaccaagcgctccagaggctttgagtttgtcacatatgccactgtggaggaggtggatgcagccatgaatgcaaggccacacaaggtggatggaagagttgtggaaccaaagagggctgtctcaagagaagattctcaaagacctggtgcccacttaactgtgaaaaagatttttgttggtggcattaaagaagacactgaagaacatcatctaagagattatttcgaacagtatgggaaaatcgaagtgattgagatcatgactgaccgaggcagtggcaaaaagaggggttttgcttttgtaacatttgatgaccatgattctgtagacaagattgtcattcaaaaataccatactgtgaatggccacaactgtgaagtaaggaaagcgctctctaagcaagagatggctagtgcttcatccagccaaagaggtcgaagtggttctggaaactttggtggtggtcgtggaggtggttttggtgggaatgacaactttggtcgcggaggaaacttcagtggtcgaggtggctttggtggcagtcgaggtggtggtggatatggtggcagtggggatggctataacggatttggtaatgatggaagcaactttggaggtggcggaagctataatgattttggcaattacaacaatcaatcctcaaattttggacccatgaaaggaggcaattttagaggcagaagctctggcccttatggtggtggaggccaatacttcgtcaaaccacgaaaccaaggtggctatggtggttccagcagcagcagcagctacggcagtggcagaaggttttaa